The following are from one region of the Phormidium sp. PBR-2020 genome:
- a CDS encoding prevent-host-death protein, with amino-acid sequence MKTIDKNQIAGNFLEILEQVKLKGEEILVTEDNKPILKISPYQKYPKTAELFGNMRGNVQYFEDLTQPTLDEWQDS; translated from the coding sequence ATGAAAACTATTGACAAGAACCAGATTGCAGGTAACTTCCTAGAAATTCTAGAGCAAGTCAAATTAAAAGGAGAAGAAATTTTGGTGACTGAAGATAATAAACCCATCCTCAAAATTTCTCCTTACCAAAAATATCCAAAAACAGCAGAACTATTTGGTAACATGAGGGGAAACGTTCAGTATTTTGAAGATTTAACTCAACCCACACTAGACGAATGGCAAGACAGTTAA
- the moaB gene encoding molybdenum cofactor biosynthesis protein B translates to MVGIDESRQFCPVNIAILTISDSRTLETDKSGQVLVGRLEAAGHRLMQRRVVRDDCEEIVAVLREWVANPEVDVVITTGGTGVTGRDVTPEALAQVWEKEIPGFGELFRRISYEKIGLSALQSRATAGVAQGTYLFALPGSSGACGDGWDEILRWQLDSRYRPCNLVSLMPRLSEE, encoded by the coding sequence ATGGTGGGTATTGATGAGTCTCGTCAGTTTTGTCCGGTCAACATTGCCATTTTGACCATCTCGGACAGTCGCACCTTGGAGACAGACAAGTCGGGCCAGGTGTTAGTGGGCCGTCTCGAAGCGGCTGGACATCGGCTGATGCAGCGGCGAGTGGTGAGAGATGACTGTGAGGAAATTGTGGCGGTGTTGCGGGAGTGGGTAGCGAATCCGGAGGTGGATGTGGTCATCACGACGGGGGGAACGGGGGTGACGGGCCGAGATGTGACCCCGGAGGCGTTGGCCCAGGTGTGGGAGAAGGAGATTCCCGGATTTGGGGAACTGTTCCGCCGCATCAGTTATGAGAAGATTGGCCTGTCGGCGTTGCAATCCCGGGCCACGGCGGGGGTGGCGCAGGGAACCTATTTGTTCGCGTTACCGGGGTCGTCGGGGGCCTGTGGTGATGGCTGGGATGAGATTCTGCGTTGGCAATTGGACAGCCGCTATCGTCCTTGTAATTTAGTCTCGTTGATGCCTCGCTTGTCGGAGGAGTGA